One Molothrus ater isolate BHLD 08-10-18 breed brown headed cowbird chromosome 11, BPBGC_Mater_1.1, whole genome shotgun sequence genomic window, ATtgcagaatggtttgagttgagAGGGGCCTTAAAGGTTATcgccctgccatggacagggacactttctGCTGGACCAGCTTTCTCCAAGCCGCATCCAGCCGGGgtttggacacttccaggggtggggcagccacagcttctctgggcaccctgtgccagggcctcgcAATCCTCAGGGGAAACAATTTCTCCcctaacatccaatctaaaTGTACCCTCTGTCAATTTTATTCAGTACTCTAAACCCAGGATTGTCGTTTGTTTCTGCCCAGTGTTTCTGCTGGGGAGGCACAGCCTGAAGCGCCCCATGCTGCCCGAGCAGGAGCAGCCGGAGcgctccgggccgggccgggccccgccgagCCCGCGCTGCTGTTGGCCGGGTGGGGCGCCCGCACTCACAGAAGGTCTCTTTGCCGATGCGGACGTTGATCATGAACCACTCCATGGCTCCGCCGAGCACAAAGAAGAAGGGCAGGAACCTGTAAAAGCCAAAGCGCCGCTCCCCGGGCACCAGCCTCAAAAGGCGCTTCAGCCTCTCGCTGACCAGCATGGCCGGGCGGCACCGGCGCCTTCGCCCTTCGCGGCTGCAGGAGAGAACAGAGGGGGGCGTGGGAGAGGCGGAACGGGCCGTGCCGCAGTCACACGGTGGCCGCAGCCGCTGGCGGGCGaggagcggccccggcccggtGCAGCCACCGCGGCCatggcggccccgccgccccctgCCCTGAGGCGGGAACGCGCAGCCAATCagggccgcccccgccgcgcgcGACCCCGCGCCGCTCACCTCCCGCGCGAGGGCCCCGCGCGCGCGGCCGGACGGAAGGACGCGCCGAGCTCCACGTGACCTCTCCCTCGCAGGGCCTCGCCTGATtgggcggggcgggggggcggggcctggcgTGAGGGAGCCGTGGGGCCCCGCCCccggagcccggcccggcccctgTGGGCGGAGCGGGGCCCCGAGCCCCGGTGATTGCCCGCCCGCCGGTGCCGCCGTGGGCCGGGAGCGCAGCGGAGCAGCCCCGGCTGTGTGCGGAGCGGCCTCGGCGGTGTGCGGCGGGGCCATGGCGGCGCTGGGTTCGGCGGCGCTGCGGCtgggcggcggcgcggcccccCGGCTCCTCGCCgtggctgtgtcctgccagagctgccGGCACAAAGCCACCGGGGACGGAGGGCACGGGCAGCCTCGGGAACAGCACCCGGCGGCCCCCGCCAGAGTCGGCGGCCAGCCCGTCCCGGCCGAGGGCGCCGACACCAAGACCTACCTGTGGGCCAGGTACCACGAGATGAAGAAGCTGGTCTATGGTAAGGGGCTGCCACGTCCTGCCTGGGCCGGCCTTTccgttctttttttttccctctcctttctcctcttcgCATCTCGGTGCCTCTCCCCGCCCCGCAGCCCTGGGGATGTGCCCGTGCTGTGCAGATGCCGGGTTGGGAGCCCTTCTCCCTGGCGATGCCATCCACATCTTCCGTGGCACGCGGCTCTCTGggatggttttatttcattgaaaTCTGGTCTCGATCTTCCTCTCCCCATTCGGGGTTTCCTTCTGTGCAGACTCCTCTATGCAGATTCCTCCGTCTGTCTGGACTCAGCGTTGCAGGACACGCAGGGTACATGGGACTTTTCATAACTAGCCATCGTCGGCATTGTCGTGGCAAATGATCTAAATGAAGGGCTTGTTGCCTTTTTCTCCAGTTTGCCTTGGCTGGCACACGGAATCGCGTTAGATTAGGACAAATAGATGGCGATGCTGAGCGAAGGGTGACGCGTCCAAGTCGCCACTGGCACAGGGGTGAGCCTGGAGAGCgctgatgctgcagctcctgggatgggTCCTGGTCCTGAGCTCAGTTTGTGTTCCACATGTGTCACACCTTTTGATTGCGATTTTGCTTCTCTGACCAAGAAGCGACCTGGCTCTGTCGGGTACTTTGAAATCTTGCCAAGTGAGGCGAAAACTCAGACTGCTCACCAAGTCTGTTCGTGTGTAAAACAGGATTGTGGTCTTTTTGGCAGCAGCAGACCTCCACTGTATTAAACTCTCCTAAAATAGCTTTAATGACAGGAGGGCAGGAAACTTTTTCCTGTTGGTTTCTTGATTCTTGGAATGCTGAAGGTAAGCACTGCTGAGAGCTAGGAAGTGAGTTTGTGCCTGCTCTTACAGAACTCTGTTAGCTTTTGTTTACTTAAGGGCTTGGTTAAGGACAGCAGTCAGCCCTAGGCATCTGGAAGAACTTTCTCCCTGTTCTGAGATCGACAAGGTCTGTCATTCCTTCCTCCCCCATCTTCCAGTCCACTGGATTTGATATCAAATCTCGAGTCCTTCATGATGCACAAACCTAAAAGAATTGGCTGCTGATCCATTAggtgctcaggctgctgcattCCAGGATGGGAGCTCCTTTCCCAGCGCTGGTGAAGGCACTGCAGGATGCTGACGTAGGACTGGGGCTTTGGTAATACCCTCCAAGACTGAGTGTGGTTTTAGCCCCACTGCTTGAAAGAAATTCCAATTTGCAATGCTTATATTGCTGTTTGGACCTTGCTATCCTcagagcatttttcttttccataatgGGATTGAAGCCATAAATGCAGATGTGTGCTAATAGGCTGTGTCACGGTCTCTTGGCAGAATGCTTGGTTTGCTACGTGAGATTGTGAAGTTTGTGTTCACATAACTCTGTTGTGATGCAAGAGATGCAGTTTTTAATTGAGGTGGAGCAGTAATCCCCAGGAGTAAATGCCAAATGAAGTCAGGTGGAGTAGCCCAAGTGTTACAGAGCAGACTCTTCACAAACCTTCGGGAAGCCATCAGATATGTTGAATAAGGCCCTCGTTTGTTCAAAGAGTATTTCCCCAAACTAAAATTTCAAGACTGTGCTGTTATTCAGATCTTGTCGGGAAGAAACAGAGTTGGTCCAAGTTTTAATTGTTGCTTTGATGACTGAACAGTTGTGCAGAACGTGGCATCACTGTCTGTTCCTTTGGGCTTGGTTTCTAACTCTGCTGTGAAGGTGAATGTCTGTGCCTGGCTCCTCAGTATTGCCCAGCACCGAGTTTGGGCAGACTCCTGTGgtgcctccttctccttccccctctgAAGTGCCACCTTTGTGCAGTCCCTTGTCCTGTGTTGTCAGTGGCT contains:
- the LOC118691510 gene encoding ubiquinol-cytochrome-c reductase complex assembly factor 5, which codes for MLVSERLKRLLRLVPGERRFGFYRFLPFFFVLGGAMEWFMINVRIGKETFYDVYRRKQSERRYEARMEKGEFSES